The bacterium genomic interval TTTATAGAGGGAAAAGGTGGCAGGATAGTTCATATCTTCCCAACTCATATCCTGATTGGAGATATCCCGAAAGAAATTATGCCAGATTTAGTAAGTCAGAAAGGAATTTTATCTATTCACTATGACCTTGTAGACACAGCATTAGTAGAAAAATATGGTAAGATGGCTGTGTATGCAGTAGAGGGATGGAATAGAAATTATGTCTTACCTCCCGCACCAAAAGTAAAAGAAGTTAAAGAATTTGCTCCACTTATAAATGATGTTCTGATTCCTCCTATTTCTGCACAAAAAGTTCCTCCTTCAATTAGACTGCCATTAAGAGAACGTCCTTATGGAGCCCAGTGGCAAGATACATCAGAATATATGATTGGAAGAATTATGGTGATTATAATTCTTCCTGAAAGTAATGGTACCATAGGTACAGAGACAGAAAATTGGACACCTGATGAGGAAAGTAATGTTATTGGTGAAATACAAAATGGTATGAATTGGTGGGCAAACAGAGAAACAAAAGCAGGCTTACAATTTGCTTATAAAACTTTTTTACCATCTGTAAATCCCACCATAGTTTCTACAGGTTATGAACCTATTACCAAACCAGGAGGAAATCCTGGACAGGGCGGAGAAGAGGGAGATTGGATTCTTGAGATTATGAATAATATTGGAGTAGATGGAATTACCTATTTTGATAAGGTAAGAGAACATAATGATAAAATTCGAGCTGAATTTAAAGCTGATTGGTGCTTTACCATCTTTGTAGTAGATTCAAGTGTTGATGATGATGGTGAATTTAGTAATGGATATTTTGCTTATGCCTATCTTGGTGGTCCATTTATGGTTATGACTTATAAGAATAGTAATTATGGAATTGGTAATATGGATGCTGTTTGTGCCCATGAGACAGGACATATATTTTATGCCTTAGATGAATATCCTGGGGCAAGTTCTCCAGATGAGTATACAGGATACCTATGGGTCAAAAATGAAAATCATATGGACGGTGGAAGTACCAACGAACCTTGCATTATGCGTGGTCAGGTTACCCCTTTTACAAATGGAAATGTATGCCACTGCACACGAGGACAAATAGGAATTTGGGATAATAATAGTAATGGTATTTTGGACATCCTCGATACAGGAGAACTTATTTTAAGTGATCCTATAGGAACTACTACTTTAAATTATAAAGGGACAATAACTGTTCTTCCTCCTCTTATAAATAATAATCCATACATCAATACACCACATCATACACCTCCAGGAAATAATATAACTGTCTCTGCAATAGCCAATATTCAATATAAAGTAGACCAGGGTAATTGGATAGATATAGAAAACATTCAAGTTTTAGAAAATCATGCTCATAATGGCACACTAACCGCACGATTTGAATTTACTACCCCACGTCTTGTGGGGAATTATCATTCTATATTAGTTCGAGCGATAAATTCAATTGGGTATCCAAATCAAGCGTATTATGCAATTGATATTATTGATAATCTTACCCAAATAGTTGTTTATCCCAATCCATTCTATTCAAAAGATAAACAAATTACTTTTGTTCATTTACCAGATAACTCAATTGTCAAAATCTTTACCATTGCAGGAGAACTGGTTACTACAATTACTGGTGATAATGTTACTGGCGAGGCAACATGGCAACCTACTGGTATTGCCAGCGGTATCTATCTTTATGTGGTAGAAAGTGAAGGAGTGGTAGTATGGAAGGGTAAATTAGGCATCTTGCGATAGGCTTAGGAGATAGAATGTGGATATTAAAAGAATAAGGGAAAAAGTTCGATTAGGTCTTTATGAAGTATCTAAACATGCTGAAGTTGAAAGACGAAAAGATGGATTAGAGATTAAAAATATAAAAACCTCTATATTTAATGGGAAAATAATTGAAACTTATCCTGATGACCCAAGAAATCCAGGTTGTTTAATCTTTGGAGTTGATGAAAGTAACCGTTCAGGTGGTAATTTACCGCAGAGACGCAGAGGAACAGAGAAGATATGGAAATAAATCAGATAACAGAAAAGATTATTGGTGTAGCCATTGAAATACATAGGACCTGCTTGCCGAATGTTCAGCCGGCAAGCCAGATTTGTTAATCCATCCCTGATTTTCATCAGGGCAAGTTTAATGTTGTTGGACTCAAGAGCTTGCACTGATGAAAATCAGGGATGTTAAGCCTATCGTCCA includes:
- a CDS encoding T9SS type A sorting domain-containing protein, which codes for MKFFKIIVLVSIISIMPYGVIAEEKDDALVILSSENIMAMEEAVSFIEGKGGRIVHIFPTHILIGDIPKEIMPDLVSQKGILSIHYDLVDTALVEKYGKMAVYAVEGWNRNYVLPPAPKVKEVKEFAPLINDVLIPPISAQKVPPSIRLPLRERPYGAQWQDTSEYMIGRIMVIIILPESNGTIGTETENWTPDEESNVIGEIQNGMNWWANRETKAGLQFAYKTFLPSVNPTIVSTGYEPITKPGGNPGQGGEEGDWILEIMNNIGVDGITYFDKVREHNDKIRAEFKADWCFTIFVVDSSVDDDGEFSNGYFAYAYLGGPFMVMTYKNSNYGIGNMDAVCAHETGHIFYALDEYPGASSPDEYTGYLWVKNENHMDGGSTNEPCIMRGQVTPFTNGNVCHCTRGQIGIWDNNSNGILDILDTGELILSDPIGTTTLNYKGTITVLPPLINNNPYINTPHHTPPGNNITVSAIANIQYKVDQGNWIDIENIQVLENHAHNGTLTARFEFTTPRLVGNYHSILVRAINSIGYPNQAYYAIDIIDNLTQIVVYPNPFYSKDKQITFVHLPDNSIVKIFTIAGELVTTITGDNVTGEATWQPTGIASGIYLYVVESEGVVVWKGKLGILR
- a CDS encoding DUF4258 domain-containing protein, with translation MDIKRIREKVRLGLYEVSKHAEVERRKDGLEIKNIKTSIFNGKIIETYPDDPRNPGCLIFGVDESNRSGGNLPQRRRGTEKIWK